In a genomic window of Hippoglossus stenolepis isolate QCI-W04-F060 chromosome 17, HSTE1.2, whole genome shotgun sequence:
- the LOC118124445 gene encoding heterogeneous nuclear ribonucleoprotein R isoform X2: protein MAAAEVNGSSAPAKEEEEPMDVTTTHTENYQTLIDAGLPQKVAESLDNIFQTGLVAYLDLDERAIDALREFNEEGALTVLQQFRESDLSHVQNKSAFLCGVMKTYRQREKQGSKVQESTKGPDEAKIKALLERTGYTLDVTTGQRKYGGPPPEDVFKGVQPGIGTEVFVGKIPRDLYEDELVPLFESAGAIWDLRLMMDPLSGQNRGYAFITYCNKDDAQKAVKLCDNHEIRPGKYLGVCISVANNRLFVGSIPKNKTRESILEDFGKVTEGLQEVILYHQPDDKKKNRGFCFLEYEDHKSAAQARRRLMSGKVKVWGNAVTVEWADPVAEPDPEVMAKVKVLFVRKLATAVTEELLEMAFSQFGKLERVKKLKDYAFVHFEERDAAVKAMDDMNGRELGGESIEIVLAKPPDKKRKERQAARQTTRNSGYDDYYYYPPPRMPPPGRGRGRGGRGGYAYPPDYYGYDDYYDDYYGYDYHDYRGGYEDPYYGYDDVYSMRGRGTRPSRGGPPPPRARGAPPARGRGGYAQRGPPLGGPRGGRGGRGAPFQPQRGRGPRGARGNRGGNVGGKRKADVFNQPDSKRRQTNNQQNWGSQPIAQQPLQQGADYSGGEALRAAPLA from the exons ATGGCTGCCGCCGAGGTGAACGGTAGTTCTGCCCCggcaaaggaggaggaggagccgatggatgtgacaacaacacacacagagaactaCCAGACGCTCATTGATGCTGGGCTGCCCCAGAAAGTGGCTGAAAGTCTAGACAACATCTTTCAGACAG GCTTGGTGGCGTATCTCGACTTGGACGAGAGGGCCATCGATGCTCTGAGGGAGTTCAACGAGGAGGGAGCGCTTACTGTGCTCCAGCAGTTCAGAGAGAGCGACCTGTCCCATGTACAG AATAAGAGTGCTTTCCTGTGTGGAGTCATgaagacatacagacagagagaaaaacaaggaagTAAAGTACAGGAGTCCACAAAGGGCCCGGATGAGGCGAAAATTAAG gctctGCTGGAGCGGACAGGATACACTCTGGATGTCACAACAGGGCAGAGAAAGTATGGCGGTCCCCCACCGGAGGATGTATTCAAAGGAGTGCAACCAGGGATTGGAACTGAG GTGTTTGTTGGAAAAATCCCACGAGACTTGTACGAGGATGAGCTGGTGCCACTCTTTGAGTCCGCTGGTGCAATCTGGGACCTCAGGTTAATGATGGACCCTCTCTCTGGGCAGAACAGGGGTTATGCCTTCATCACATACTGCAACAAGGACGATGCACAAAAGGCTGTGAAGCTT tgtgataATCATGAAATCCGCCCTGGCAAGTACTTGGGAGTATGTATATCTGTTGCAAACAATCGCCTGTTTGTCGGATCAATTCCAAAGAACAAGACAAGGGAAAGTATATTGGAAGACTTCGGCAAAGTTACAG AGGGTCTCCAGGAGGTGATACTGTACCACCAGCCTGACGACAAGAAGAAGAACCGTGGCTTCTGTTTCCTGGAGTACGAGGATCACAAGTCCGCAGCACAGGCTCGCCGCCGCCTGATGAGTGGCAAGGTCAAGGTGTGGGGGAACGCCGTCACTGTGGAGTGGGCTGACCCTGTTGCTGAGCCAGACCCAGAGGTCATGGCCAAG GTGAAGGTGCTCTTTGTGAGGAAGCTCGCCACCGCGGTGACTGAAGAACTTCTTGAAATGGCGTTCTCTCAGTTTGGAAAGCTGGAGCGAGTAAAGAAACTCAAAGACTATGCTTTTGTTCACTTTGAAGAAAGGGATGCTGCTGTtaag GCAATGGATGATATGAACGGTAGGGAGCTTGGAGGAGAGTCAATTGAGATTGTTTTGGCAAAGCCTCCAgacaagaagaggaaagagcGTCAAGCAGCTCGGCAGACCACCAGGAATTCAGG GTATgacgactactactactacccACCTCCACGCATGCCACCACCAGGCCGAGGTAGGGGTCGTGGGGGCCGAGGGGGCTATGCTTACCCACCAGATTATTATGGATATGATGACTACTATGATGACTACTATGGTTACGACTATCATGACTACCGTGGTGGCTATGAAGATCCTTACTATGGCTACGATGATGTGTACAGCATGAGGGGCCGTGGTACACGTCCCAGCAGGGGAGGTCCTCCTCCACCTAGGGCTCGTGGAGCACCACCAGCTCGTGGCCGCGGTGGCTACGCCCAAAGAGGCCCACCCCTAGGTGGTCCCAGGGGTGGCCGCGGGGGGCGCGGAGCCCCTTTCCAGCCACAGAGGGGCCGTGGTCCTCGTGGGGCCAGAGGCAATCGTGGGGGAAATGTCGGTGGAAAAAGGAAGGCAGACGTGTTTAACCAGCCTGACTCCAAGCGCCGCCAGACCAACAACCAACAGAACTGGGGGTCCCAGCCCATCGCCCAGCAGCCCCTGCAGCAGGGGGCCGACTATTCTG GTGGAGAAGCATTGAGGGCGGCACCACTAGCATGA
- the LOC118124445 gene encoding heterogeneous nuclear ribonucleoprotein R isoform X1, with product MAAAEVNGSSAPAKEEEEPMDVTTTHTENYQTLIDAGLPQKVAESLDNIFQTGLVAYLDLDERAIDALREFNEEGALTVLQQFRESDLSHVQNKSAFLCGVMKTYRQREKQGSKVQESTKGPDEAKIKALLERTGYTLDVTTGQRKYGGPPPEDVFKGVQPGIGTEVFVGKIPRDLYEDELVPLFESAGAIWDLRLMMDPLSGQNRGYAFITYCNKDDAQKAVKLCDNHEIRPGKYLGVCISVANNRLFVGSIPKNKTRESILEDFGKVTEGLQEVILYHQPDDKKKNRGFCFLEYEDHKSAAQARRRLMSGKVKVWGNAVTVEWADPVAEPDPEVMAKVKVLFVRKLATAVTEELLEMAFSQFGKLERVKKLKDYAFVHFEERDAAVKAMDDMNGRELGGESIEIVLAKPPDKKRKERQAARQTTRNSGYDDYYYYPPPRMPPPGRGRGRGGRGGYAYPPDYYGYDDYYDDYYGYDYHDYRGGYEDPYYGYDDVYSMRGRGTRPSRGGPPPPRARGAPPARGRGGYAQRGPPLGGPRGGRGGRGAPFQPQRGRGPRGARGNRGGNVGGKRKADVFNQPDSKRRQTNNQQNWGSQPIAQQPLQQGADYSGNYGYSNDTLEFSQDSYGQQWK from the exons ATGGCTGCCGCCGAGGTGAACGGTAGTTCTGCCCCggcaaaggaggaggaggagccgatggatgtgacaacaacacacacagagaactaCCAGACGCTCATTGATGCTGGGCTGCCCCAGAAAGTGGCTGAAAGTCTAGACAACATCTTTCAGACAG GCTTGGTGGCGTATCTCGACTTGGACGAGAGGGCCATCGATGCTCTGAGGGAGTTCAACGAGGAGGGAGCGCTTACTGTGCTCCAGCAGTTCAGAGAGAGCGACCTGTCCCATGTACAG AATAAGAGTGCTTTCCTGTGTGGAGTCATgaagacatacagacagagagaaaaacaaggaagTAAAGTACAGGAGTCCACAAAGGGCCCGGATGAGGCGAAAATTAAG gctctGCTGGAGCGGACAGGATACACTCTGGATGTCACAACAGGGCAGAGAAAGTATGGCGGTCCCCCACCGGAGGATGTATTCAAAGGAGTGCAACCAGGGATTGGAACTGAG GTGTTTGTTGGAAAAATCCCACGAGACTTGTACGAGGATGAGCTGGTGCCACTCTTTGAGTCCGCTGGTGCAATCTGGGACCTCAGGTTAATGATGGACCCTCTCTCTGGGCAGAACAGGGGTTATGCCTTCATCACATACTGCAACAAGGACGATGCACAAAAGGCTGTGAAGCTT tgtgataATCATGAAATCCGCCCTGGCAAGTACTTGGGAGTATGTATATCTGTTGCAAACAATCGCCTGTTTGTCGGATCAATTCCAAAGAACAAGACAAGGGAAAGTATATTGGAAGACTTCGGCAAAGTTACAG AGGGTCTCCAGGAGGTGATACTGTACCACCAGCCTGACGACAAGAAGAAGAACCGTGGCTTCTGTTTCCTGGAGTACGAGGATCACAAGTCCGCAGCACAGGCTCGCCGCCGCCTGATGAGTGGCAAGGTCAAGGTGTGGGGGAACGCCGTCACTGTGGAGTGGGCTGACCCTGTTGCTGAGCCAGACCCAGAGGTCATGGCCAAG GTGAAGGTGCTCTTTGTGAGGAAGCTCGCCACCGCGGTGACTGAAGAACTTCTTGAAATGGCGTTCTCTCAGTTTGGAAAGCTGGAGCGAGTAAAGAAACTCAAAGACTATGCTTTTGTTCACTTTGAAGAAAGGGATGCTGCTGTtaag GCAATGGATGATATGAACGGTAGGGAGCTTGGAGGAGAGTCAATTGAGATTGTTTTGGCAAAGCCTCCAgacaagaagaggaaagagcGTCAAGCAGCTCGGCAGACCACCAGGAATTCAGG GTATgacgactactactactacccACCTCCACGCATGCCACCACCAGGCCGAGGTAGGGGTCGTGGGGGCCGAGGGGGCTATGCTTACCCACCAGATTATTATGGATATGATGACTACTATGATGACTACTATGGTTACGACTATCATGACTACCGTGGTGGCTATGAAGATCCTTACTATGGCTACGATGATGTGTACAGCATGAGGGGCCGTGGTACACGTCCCAGCAGGGGAGGTCCTCCTCCACCTAGGGCTCGTGGAGCACCACCAGCTCGTGGCCGCGGTGGCTACGCCCAAAGAGGCCCACCCCTAGGTGGTCCCAGGGGTGGCCGCGGGGGGCGCGGAGCCCCTTTCCAGCCACAGAGGGGCCGTGGTCCTCGTGGGGCCAGAGGCAATCGTGGGGGAAATGTCGGTGGAAAAAGGAAGGCAGACGTGTTTAACCAGCCTGACTCCAAGCGCCGCCAGACCAACAACCAACAGAACTGGGGGTCCCAGCCCATCGCCCAGCAGCCCCTGCAGCAGGGGGCCGACTATTCTGGTAACTATGGTTACAGTAATGACACCCTGGAGTTTTCACAGGATTCTTATGGGCAGCAGTGGAAGTAG
- the dnajc8 gene encoding dnaJ homolog subfamily C member 8 codes for MAAAGGEPSEIVSDELFQNFYTEVKQIEKRDSVLTNKQQIERLLRPGASYFNLNPFEVLQIDPEATDDELKKRFRALSILVHPDKNQGDQDRAQKSFEAVDKAYKLLLDPEQKKRALDVIHAGKEYVEHMVKEKRKQLKKEGKSQDMEEDDPEMFKQAVYKQTMKLFAELEIKRKERETKDMHERKRAREEEIEAAEKTKREREWQKNFEETRDGRVDSWRTFQAKGKRKEKKNNRSFLKPPKVKMEQRE; via the exons ATGGCGGCCGCCGGAGGAGAGCCTTCTGAGATTGTATCGGATGAATTATTTCAAAACTTCTACACGGAG GTGAAGCAGATCGAGAAGAGAGACTCTGTGTTGACCAACAAGCAGCAGATAGAGAGGCTGCTCCGACCTGGAGCCTCCTACTTCAACCTCAACCCGTTTGAG GTGCTGCAAATTGACCCCGAGGCAACAGATGATGAATTGAAGAAAAGATTTCGGGCG TTGTCCATTCTGGTCCATCCGGACAAAAATCAGGGGGATCAAGATAGAGCACAGAAGTCCTTTGAAG CTGTGGACAAGGCATATAAACTCCTACTGGACCCcgaacagaaaaaaagagccTTAGACGTGATCCATGCAGGAAAGGAATATGTGGAGCATATG gtaaaagagaaaaggaaacagctgAAGAAAGAAGGGAAGTCGCAGGATATGGAAGAGGATGATCCTGAAATG TTCAAGCAAGCCGTGTACAAACAGACAATGAAGCTTTTCGCAGAGCTTGAAATcaagaggaaggaaagggaAACAAAGGACATGCATGAAAG GAAACGGGCGAGAGAGGAAGAAATCgaggcagcagagaaaacaaagcgAGAGCGAGAATGGCAGAAAAACTTTGAG GAAACAAGAGATGGGCGTGTGGACAGCTGGAGGACCTTCCAGGCCAAAGGCAAGcgcaaggagaagaagaacaacagaTCCTTCCTCAAGCCTCCAAAAGTcaagatggagcagagagaaTGA